From Echinicola jeungdonensis, the proteins below share one genomic window:
- a CDS encoding LptF/LptG family permease, translated as MKILDKLIIKDFLKTYFFVVLMLIMIVLVLDFTEKNDAYIRNNVPTDEILKYMFNYGLYLNNLLTPITVFISVIFITSRMAGRTEIVAILSSGVSFLRMLRPFIIGASLIALASFLLNGWVLPGATAGVYNFKMEYLEDNKNFDQSNIHIKVAPDVYAYLSRYYTSGKTGYSFTLEKVQDGELLAKLSADKIVWDTAKNAWEVRNWRLRELEEMGEKYTVGESLDTVLSITPKDFDLPENHHETLNLPELSEQIKILEDRGADNVSFYKIERYVRFMSPFAAIILTFIGVIVSSKKTRGGSGFKIALGFLLAFIYIILFLLSRTFAEAGTTYPMLAVWMPNIVFALTGIVLYSTVPR; from the coding sequence ATGAAAATACTGGACAAACTTATTATCAAGGATTTCCTCAAAACCTATTTTTTTGTGGTTTTGATGCTGATCATGATTGTCCTCGTATTGGATTTTACGGAAAAAAATGATGCTTATATCAGGAACAATGTTCCAACCGATGAGATCCTGAAGTACATGTTCAATTATGGTTTGTACCTCAATAATCTGCTTACTCCAATTACAGTATTTATTTCGGTAATATTTATTACTTCCAGGATGGCAGGGAGAACGGAGATAGTGGCCATTTTGAGTAGTGGGGTGAGTTTTTTACGTATGTTGCGGCCCTTTATAATCGGAGCATCTTTAATTGCCTTGGCTAGCTTTTTATTAAATGGTTGGGTATTACCAGGGGCCACAGCTGGAGTGTATAACTTTAAAATGGAGTATTTGGAGGATAATAAAAATTTTGATCAGTCCAATATTCATATCAAAGTAGCACCGGATGTCTATGCTTATCTTTCCAGGTATTATACCAGCGGAAAAACCGGGTATTCATTCACCCTTGAAAAGGTTCAGGATGGAGAGTTGTTAGCAAAGTTATCTGCTGACAAAATTGTTTGGGACACTGCCAAAAATGCATGGGAAGTTAGAAATTGGAGGTTGAGGGAGTTGGAGGAAATGGGCGAAAAATATACCGTTGGGGAGTCCTTGGATACAGTACTTTCCATTACTCCTAAGGATTTTGATCTCCCTGAAAATCACCATGAAACGTTAAATCTTCCGGAATTGAGCGAACAGATAAAGATCCTGGAGGATCGCGGGGCGGATAATGTCAGCTTTTATAAGATTGAGCGTTATGTAAGATTTATGTCTCCTTTTGCTGCGATCATCCTGACTTTTATTGGTGTAATTGTTTCTTCCAAAAAGACGCGGGGAGGTTCAGGTTTTAAAATTGCTTTGGGCTTTTTATTGGCATTTATATATATCATTCTTTTTCTACTTTCCCGGACTTTTGCCGAAGCAGGAACTACATATCCCATGCTGGCCGTATGGATGCCTAATATCGTTTTTGCCTTGACTGGAATAGTCCTTTATTCCACAGTGCCAAGGTAA
- the ispE gene encoding 4-(cytidine 5'-diphospho)-2-C-methyl-D-erythritol kinase → MIQFPNAKINLGLHITEKRKDGFHEIETCLFPIPLCDALEMIPAPKTTFKNTGLQVPGNEKQNLIFKALKLLRKDFNDLPHVSMHLHKAIPMGAGLGGGSSDAAFALKIMNMLFNLHLEDWFLEDYAAELGSDCPFFIQNKPQLAKGRGEILEEVEVNLKGRWLVLVQPKIHISTQEAYAGIIPKSPAHPLKEILMDPKSWKEKLVNNFEESIFKKHPQIGAIKENLYQQGAFYAAMSGSGSTVFGLFDQEPSISNWPEDYFTYKNQL, encoded by the coding sequence ATGATACAGTTTCCAAACGCAAAAATTAACCTCGGCCTTCATATTACAGAGAAAAGAAAAGATGGATTTCACGAGATCGAAACCTGTCTTTTTCCCATTCCACTTTGTGATGCATTGGAAATGATCCCCGCCCCAAAAACCACTTTTAAAAACACCGGTCTTCAAGTACCTGGCAATGAAAAACAAAACCTCATTTTCAAAGCCCTCAAATTGCTTAGGAAGGACTTTAATGACCTACCACATGTGAGTATGCATTTGCACAAGGCCATCCCTATGGGGGCAGGCCTTGGAGGAGGATCCTCTGATGCCGCATTTGCCTTAAAAATCATGAATATGCTTTTCAACCTTCATTTGGAGGATTGGTTTTTGGAAGATTATGCCGCGGAACTTGGCAGTGACTGCCCTTTTTTTATCCAAAACAAACCCCAGTTGGCCAAAGGCCGCGGAGAAATCCTTGAGGAGGTAGAGGTAAATCTAAAGGGTAGATGGCTTGTTTTAGTCCAGCCCAAAATACACATCAGCACTCAAGAAGCTTATGCGGGAATAATCCCCAAAAGCCCTGCTCACCCCCTTAAAGAAATACTTATGGACCCTAAATCTTGGAAAGAAAAATTAGTAAATAACTTTGAGGAAAGCATATTCAAAAAACATCCTCAGATCGGGGCAATAAAGGAAAATCTATACCAGCAAGGTGCATTTTATGCAGCTATGTCAGGGTCTGGCTCTACCGTGTTTGGTCTTTTTGATCAGGAACCCTCTATATCAAATTGGCCGGAAGATTATTTTACTTACAAAAACCAGTTATAA
- a CDS encoding RNA polymerase sigma factor, with translation MEINERGFSDKALEDFELIDKAVGQKDQQAYANLMKRYKKAVYFMILKMIRDADDAEDLTMEAFAKAFRNLHKFKKDYTFSTWLFRIATNNTIDFIRKKKLKTMSLNNTLTDDGGNSVNIDVEDDENNPQDEYIKSQRIEMVRIFVDKLPAKYRKLVKLRYFDELSYDEIAQELDKPLGTVKAQLHRSRELLYEIARGKDKHI, from the coding sequence ATGGAAATAAACGAAAGAGGGTTCTCGGACAAAGCATTAGAGGATTTTGAATTAATTGATAAGGCCGTAGGTCAAAAAGACCAGCAAGCATATGCCAACCTAATGAAGCGGTATAAAAAGGCGGTTTATTTCATGATCTTAAAAATGATCCGGGATGCAGACGATGCAGAAGACTTGACAATGGAAGCCTTTGCTAAGGCTTTCCGAAACCTTCATAAATTTAAAAAAGACTATACTTTCAGCACTTGGCTTTTTAGAATTGCCACCAATAACACCATTGACTTTATTCGAAAGAAAAAGCTCAAAACCATGAGCTTAAACAACACTTTAACTGATGACGGGGGAAACTCGGTCAATATTGATGTAGAGGATGATGAAAACAACCCCCAGGACGAATACATTAAATCCCAACGGATAGAAATGGTGCGGATTTTTGTTGACAAGCTACCTGCCAAATACCGCAAACTGGTCAAACTCCGTTACTTTGATGAGCTATCCTATGATGAAATAGCTCAGGAGCTGGATAAACCCTTGGGAACTGTTAAGGCCCAATTGCACAGGTCCAGAGAATTACTTTATGAAATTGCCCGTGGAAAAGACAAGCATATATAG
- the tgt gene encoding tRNA guanosine(34) transglycosylase Tgt has protein sequence MKFILEKKDPNSKARAGVIKTDHGEIQTPIFMPVGTAGSVKAVHQRELTYDVKAQIILGNTYHLYLRPGLDILEKAGGLHKFNGWNKPILTDSGGYQVFSLAGTRKITENGVIFKSHIDGSKHTFTPENVMDIQRRIGADIIMAFDECTPYPCEYGYARKSMEMTHRWLKRCIDRVDATEGLYGYSQTLFPIVQGSVYKDLRKQSAEFVASCDQAGNAIGGLSVGEPAEMMYEMTELVTEILPEDKPRYLMGVGTPANILEGIALGVDMFDCVMPTRNARNGMLFTTEGILNMRNEKWKDDFSPIDPGLNSYVSNFYSKAYLRHLTISKEILAAQIASIHNLSFYLWLVGEAREKIKSGEFDSWKRDMVKKVSRRL, from the coding sequence ATGAAGTTTATTCTTGAGAAAAAAGATCCTAATAGTAAAGCGAGGGCAGGAGTCATAAAAACAGATCATGGGGAAATTCAAACCCCTATTTTTATGCCTGTCGGAACAGCCGGGTCTGTTAAGGCAGTTCACCAAAGGGAACTGACCTATGATGTTAAAGCACAGATTATACTTGGAAATACCTACCATTTATACCTCAGGCCGGGGCTGGACATATTGGAAAAGGCAGGAGGCCTTCACAAATTCAATGGTTGGAATAAGCCCATTCTTACGGATAGTGGGGGGTATCAGGTTTTTTCATTGGCAGGTACGCGAAAAATCACCGAAAATGGAGTGATTTTTAAGTCCCATATTGATGGCTCCAAGCATACCTTTACCCCCGAAAATGTGATGGATATCCAGCGCAGGATTGGGGCGGATATTATCATGGCTTTTGATGAATGTACGCCCTATCCTTGTGAGTATGGATATGCCAGAAAATCCATGGAAATGACCCACCGTTGGTTAAAAAGGTGCATAGACAGGGTTGATGCCACCGAAGGTCTATATGGGTATAGTCAAACATTGTTTCCCATAGTCCAAGGGAGTGTTTATAAAGACTTAAGGAAACAATCAGCAGAATTTGTGGCATCCTGTGACCAGGCAGGGAATGCGATTGGGGGACTTTCTGTTGGAGAGCCGGCTGAGATGATGTATGAAATGACCGAACTCGTTACGGAGATTTTGCCTGAGGATAAACCCCGTTATTTAATGGGGGTTGGAACTCCAGCCAACATCCTTGAAGGGATTGCCCTTGGGGTAGATATGTTTGACTGTGTAATGCCTACCCGTAATGCCCGAAATGGTATGTTGTTTACCACTGAAGGGATTTTAAATATGCGGAATGAAAAATGGAAAGATGACTTTTCTCCTATTGATCCTGGTCTAAACAGTTATGTGAGTAATTTTTATTCTAAAGCTTATCTAAGACATTTGACCATAAGCAAGGAAATATTGGCTGCCCAAATTGCCAGTATCCATAATTTAAGTTTTTACCTTTGGCTGGTAGGAGAAGCCAGAGAAAAAATAAAATCAGGAGAGTTTGATAGTTGGAAAAGAGATATGGTAAAAAAGGTAAGCAGAAGATTATAA
- a CDS encoding glycosyltransferase has protein sequence MIIASLWLAFLIATLIQFIYWILIYGRLSFFYKQNTTVSSDDKKEGVSIIIPARNEKKNLEKLIPLLFQQDYPNFEIIVVNDQSHDGTRFLLERLMTQFPKLRTVTIDYTPKHVTPKKYALTLGIKVAKNDVILLTDADCVPVSPNWIKSMSYPIRNQGKTFALGYGGYEIQKGFLNTLIQFETWLTALQYFSFALWKSPYMGVGRNLAYRRSFFMEKKAFNGLWQIMGGDDDLFINRYAHKKNTAVVIHPESITKSIPKTTIKEYYIQKKRHFQAGKHYRFADKLKIGIYAMSHLVFWASGLILLGIHREWEPISLLVGIIITRAFLQFSGLNGARMKLEGQGKVFWTMFFDLMYLSYFWIIGTKGYLSKTVRWK, from the coding sequence ATGATTATTGCATCTTTATGGCTTGCTTTTTTAATAGCCACACTTATACAATTCATCTATTGGATCCTCATCTATGGAAGGCTAAGCTTTTTTTACAAGCAAAACACCACGGTTTCTTCTGATGACAAAAAGGAAGGAGTTAGCATTATCATTCCTGCGAGAAATGAGAAAAAGAACCTGGAGAAACTTATTCCCCTCTTATTTCAACAGGATTACCCCAATTTTGAAATTATTGTGGTCAATGACCAATCCCATGATGGTACGCGATTCCTATTGGAAAGATTAATGACACAATTTCCCAAATTGAGAACGGTCACCATTGATTACACACCAAAACATGTAACCCCCAAAAAATATGCTCTTACTCTTGGGATAAAAGTGGCCAAAAATGATGTCATTCTCCTCACAGACGCTGATTGTGTGCCTGTTTCCCCAAATTGGATCAAAAGCATGAGCTATCCTATTCGAAATCAAGGAAAAACCTTTGCTTTGGGATATGGAGGATATGAAATTCAAAAAGGGTTTTTGAATACCCTCATCCAATTTGAAACCTGGCTTACCGCTTTACAGTATTTTTCATTTGCCCTTTGGAAATCACCATATATGGGGGTAGGAAGAAACCTGGCTTACCGCAGGAGTTTCTTTATGGAAAAGAAAGCCTTCAATGGGTTATGGCAAATCATGGGCGGGGATGATGACCTATTTATCAACCGATATGCACACAAAAAAAATACAGCAGTGGTCATCCATCCCGAAAGCATAACTAAGTCCATCCCCAAAACCACCATAAAAGAATATTACATCCAGAAAAAACGCCATTTTCAAGCAGGCAAACATTACCGCTTTGCAGACAAACTTAAGATAGGCATTTATGCTATGAGCCACCTGGTATTTTGGGCATCAGGACTTATTTTACTAGGAATTCACAGAGAATGGGAACCAATCTCCCTGCTTGTTGGTATTATTATTACCAGGGCATTCCTGCAATTCTCAGGCTTAAATGGTGCCAGAATGAAACTGGAAGGGCAGGGAAAAGTGTTCTGGACGATGTTTTTCGATTTAATGTATTTAAGTTATTTTTGGATTATTGGTACTAAGGGTTACCTTTCAAAAACAGTTAGATGGAAATAA